The Ictalurus punctatus breed USDA103 chromosome 9, Coco_2.0, whole genome shotgun sequence genome contains a region encoding:
- the LOC108269627 gene encoding TOG array regulator of axonemal microtubules protein 1-like, which produces MSEGVVGRGDFGSMVLPSRPEVAACPDQDESINKASWELPAGIYGHAVSGSHADYDDSPEPYQAMKKVKLSNNATDKMRQHWFEQQEAQPTPGMSRTTEVTSDEAASLQDEIIPVSLKKDPYEQVELRPFSRPELALTQSFSLLNLRDWKNKIEGLMFLRCLAWYHSDVLKSRLHEVCLAITQEVCNWHNRVSCIAMETLGELYSSLQKGMDQELEATAKVLLHKTGHTNELISQPADAALGAMVQNCTPTLSMNALLAGGLGHVKAAVRTCTAQHLTTLVEKIGTGRLLSDVKDLTDRILLAVSKLVRDSSPETRSLGQQMLLFLSSHEDFDNMVEKYMTPNDLVTIRNTIVTLKNRKVSVQNIVYLGPLW; this is translated from the exons ATGTCTGAGGGAGTAGTTGGGAGAG GAGATTTTGGCTCCATGGTCCTTCCAAGCCGACCTGAAGTGGCAGCATGTCCTGACCAGGATGAATCCATAAACAAAGCCTCATGGGAGCTACCAGCTGGAATATATGGCCATGCTGTCTCTGGAAGTCATGCTGATTATGATGACAGCCCAGAACCTTATCAGGCAATG AAGAAGGTGAAGCTGTCCAATAATGCAACGGATAAGATGCGCCAACATTGGTTCGAACAGCAAGAAGCCCAGCCTACACCGGGAATGAGCAGAACAACTGAAGTGACCTCAGATGAAGCAGCATCTCTGCAAG ATGAAATCATACCCGTTTCCCTAAAGAAGGATCCCTACGAGCAGGTGGAGTTGCGGCCATTCTCCAGACCGGAGCTTGCCCTCACTCAGAGCTTCAGTCTGCTTAACTTGCGTGACTG GAAGAATAAAATCGAGGGGCTCATGTTCCTGCGCTGTTTGGCATGGTATCACTCCGACGTGCTTAAAAGCAGGCTTCATGAAGTCTGCCTTGCTATCACTCAAGAG GTTTGTAACTGGCACAACAGAGTGTCCTGCATCGCCATGGAGACTTTAGGAGAGCTGTACTCTAGCCTGCAGAAGGGAATGGACCAGGAGCTGGAAGCAACAGCCAAAGTTCTGTTACACAAAACAGGACATACCAATGAGTTGATTAGCCAGCCCGCAGATGCCGCGCTGGGTGCCATGGTGCAGAACTGCACACCTACACTCAGCATGAATGCCCTGCTTGCTGGAGGACTTGG TCATGTGAAGGCAGCCGTAAGGACGTGCACTGCTCAGCACTTGACTACTCTGGTCGAGAAGATCGGCACCGGGCGCTTATTGTCTGACGTGAAAGATCTCACGGACCGAATCTTACTCGCTGTCTCCAAGCTGGTGCGAGACTCTTCACCTGAAACCAG ATCTCTTGGACAGCAAATGCTGCTGTTCTTGTCTTCTCATGAAGACTTTGATAATATGGTGGAAAAGTACATGACTCCCAACGACCTGGTAACCATCAGGAACACCATCGTCACTCTGAAGAACAGGAAGGTGTCTGTTCAGAACATCGTTTACCTAGGTCCACTATGGTAG